One window of Candidatus Zixiibacteriota bacterium genomic DNA carries:
- a CDS encoding WD40 repeat domain-containing protein codes for MADADKVNWQTGKQEIIDINSLTNQFKRVDEYAVSPDGDKIAVLGQAEDDTFTAIVNGEKWPESFELAWYLRFTPHGHLICLARIDDMWTLVVDGKPWENRFEFIWNPQFAKNSPAIALAYKSEFEYGVVVDDKPWENRFQAMRDFTLSPDGKHTAATVQVEPLGEADVFKFFEGVWSVAVDGKAWDSKYINTWRPIFSPDNSSVAAEIRTDIADYSLSVDSRDWSQKYGCVWEPVFSPDGSKVVAPVRHEGAWRMAANGELIWKTRFSQLWKPQFAPGGKKLAAIGSVEFGRWTIVIDDRPWGQTFRDMVLEPVFSPDGNRAAAVVKDENRWTICADGKTWHQDFDMVWDPVFTADSARVLAKVEKDGKYHLAADGSLKMGGFDKFWDPVVEPDGNNLLLRYIEDGKYIREVKKVSDLLG; via the coding sequence ATGGCAGACGCTGACAAGGTCAACTGGCAGACAGGCAAACAGGAAATCATCGATATAAATTCCCTCACAAACCAGTTCAAGCGAGTGGACGAGTACGCTGTCAGCCCCGATGGCGATAAAATCGCTGTTCTGGGTCAGGCTGAGGATGACACCTTTACGGCCATCGTCAACGGCGAAAAATGGCCGGAATCGTTTGAACTGGCCTGGTACCTGCGTTTTACTCCGCATGGTCATCTAATCTGCCTGGCGCGTATCGATGATATGTGGACTTTGGTTGTGGACGGCAAGCCCTGGGAAAACCGCTTCGAGTTCATCTGGAACCCGCAGTTTGCCAAAAACAGCCCGGCCATCGCGCTGGCTTATAAAAGCGAATTTGAATACGGCGTAGTTGTCGACGACAAACCCTGGGAAAATCGTTTCCAGGCCATGCGGGATTTTACGCTCAGCCCCGACGGCAAGCATACAGCCGCAACTGTACAGGTCGAACCCCTGGGCGAGGCCGATGTTTTCAAGTTCTTTGAAGGTGTCTGGTCTGTGGCGGTCGACGGAAAAGCCTGGGACAGTAAATATATCAATACCTGGCGACCGATATTCAGCCCCGACAACAGCAGTGTTGCGGCTGAAATACGTACCGATATTGCCGATTACTCGCTTTCGGTCGACAGCAGGGACTGGTCGCAGAAATACGGTTGTGTCTGGGAGCCGGTTTTCAGCCCGGATGGCTCGAAAGTCGTCGCGCCTGTAAGACATGAGGGTGCCTGGCGAATGGCCGCAAACGGCGAATTGATCTGGAAAACACGTTTCTCGCAACTCTGGAAACCGCAGTTCGCTCCCGGGGGCAAGAAGTTGGCGGCAATCGGTTCGGTTGAATTCGGACGCTGGACGATCGTGATCGACGATAGACCCTGGGGACAGACATTCCGTGACATGGTTCTTGAACCGGTGTTTTCACCCGATGGGAACCGAGCCGCGGCGGTAGTCAAAGACGAAAACCGATGGACGATCTGCGCTGACGGAAAAACCTGGCATCAGGATTTCGATATGGTCTGGGACCCGGTCTTCACGGCCGACTCTGCCCGTGTACTGGCCAAAGTCGAAAAAGATGGTAAATATCACCTGGCCGCAGACGGTTCACTAAAAATGGGCGGGTTCGATAAATTCTGGGATCCAGTTGTCGAACCGGATGGAAATAATCTGCTTTTGAGATATATCGAGGATGGCAAGTATATTCGCGAGGTCAAAAAGGTCTCCGATCTGCTTGGGTGA